The DNA region CGATGGGAATAAACTCGGCGGGAAAGACTAACCCGCGTTGCGGATGTTGCCAACGTAATAACGCTTCAAAGCCGGTAATCTGATGAGTGAGTAGGGAGACAATGGGTTGATAATGGACTTGAAATTCTTGCCGTTCGATCGCACGCCGCATATCTGTTTCTAGCTGTAATCGATCAACCGTGGGACTCAACATCTGGTTATCAAAGATGGCATAGCCCGGTTTCCCTTGGGAACGGGCGCGATGCATGGCGGTATTGGCGTTACGGAGTATGTTTTCAGCCGATAAAACCTGGCGATCGCGATTCGTATTTAGGGCAATGCCAATGCTGGTTGTCATGAACACGTCCCGCCCTTCAAGATTAAAGGGTAATGTCAAGGTTTGCTCAATTGCATCTGCCACTTGAATGGCATCACAAACCCCCTGAATCCCCTCTAGCAGGATAGCAAACTCATCACCACCCAAACGGGCAACGGTATCCGTGGGACGCAAGCAATTTTGTAAGCGCTGTCCAAACTCTTGCAGCACTTGATCCCCTAAATGGTTCCCCAAACTTTCGTTCACGACTTTGAAGCGATTGAGATTGAGTAACACCACGGCAAATCGATAGGATGGAGAATCTCGGTTCTCTCCTTGACTCGGTTGGGCGCGTCGTCCGGCTTGCTGCAAGCGATCCATGAATAAGGCGCGGTTCGCTAGTCCGGTGAGGCGATCGTAAAAGGCATTAAACAATAATAGTTCTTCTGCTCGTTTGCGATCGGTGATATCTAAGGCATAAATGCGAATGCATTCAATTTCGGGAACGTAGTGCAGGACTTGTTCGTAAACAATTTCCCCAATTTTCACCTCGCGCCTCAAGGAACTTTGCTGCTGCATCAATCGAATCATCGAGGGCATTTCTGCCAAAAATGGATGTTCAGCTTCACTATCTAATAATTCGGGCAACAAGCGCATGGCTTCTGGGTTAAGATATCGCACACGTCCGGCTAAATCAATTTCGACAATGGGATTGGGAGTCAATAGGGGAAACGAGGCTAAACGGGCTGTTTCTTGATGGGTGAGACAATGTTCATTTTGATCCCGTCCGATGGCAAACAAGAAGTCAAGTTCACCGCTTTTCTTAAAAACCTGTTGGCTACGCCATTCTACCCAAAGTTCTTGACCCTCTTTGGTCAGGACTCCGGTTTGATGTACAGTGGGCGATTTTAATTCTGATTTTTCCTCACGGGTTTTGATTAATTTGGCAAAGGGTTTGCGGTCAACATCTCGAATAAACTTGGTCACAAAATCTGTTCCCCTCACTTCATCCAGGGTATAACCCAACGTTTCCAATAATCTGGGATTCATCATCCGGGTTTTTCCCTGGGGGTCAATGGCGACAAAAAAGCCACCATGGGTTTCGACTAAATTTTGATTAAATTCTTGTTGCTGGTGCAGTTGTTCGGTTAATTGTTGGCGTTCCATCACCAACCCCAACTGCATTGCGATCGCACTCACCCATTCCATCCATTGGCGATCGCCAGGATGAGAGTGGCGGGTAAAAAATGTTAAAACAGTGAGTACCCGATCATCGAGGAGAATCGGGATTGCGCCTCCCGCTTGAAACTCTTGCGGCTGATCCGTCGCGCTAAGCAGAGTGAATTCGGCATCAGGATCAATCCTATTTGGCTTGGTTTGGTCAATCCATTCTGGTTGTTTTGATCTCCACACCCGTCCAGGTAAACCGATATTGGGAGAAAATGTCAGTGTCTCTCGTATGTGTCGAAAGGATTGCAGCTTAGACGGATCACCAGACCAAGCTTGGCTACAGGTTAAACTGTGAGAATTAGGCGTCGGCAGCCATGCTTCACCATAATCCCAATGGGTCACTTCACAGACGCGATGCAGCACTAAATCCAATGCTGAGTGAAGATCTGGAACCTTGGCGATTGCCGGAATCAGAGATTGCAACAGACGGAATTGTTCGGACATGCACTAAAATCCTTTTATCATAGATGCTTTCACGGAGCGCGATCGCGATCGATAGTGATATCGATGTGAATAATCGCACTTGTTTGATGCTCTACGATAGATGCAGCCCTTACATCCAGCCTTAGCCAGAAGATTTTTGGGCAATAAGTCGGTTGGGTCAGATCTAGAGTCTCTAAATGTCTGAGTCCTGACGGGGAAACGTTCTGTCTAGTTCCTAGCTGTCACTGACCTGGAACATCGCCGTTGTTTGGTTATTGGCTCGGCGATCGCTCCTTATTTTGACTTAGCCCACCATTTGCTTATTTTCTATTCTTATGAATAATTCAGTATTTCTTTGTATTTTTAATCACTGGGTCAATTGATTTACATCACAATGGCTTTGTGATTTTTATACATAAAATCGCCTAAATTCTCCTAACTTAAACCGGGCATAAATCCTAAGTTTGATGAACCGAAACGGCGGAACGATGGTGTTTAATACTTAAAGAAAATTAATCCTATTACCTCAATTATATCACCATTGAACGTTTAGATAACTGGGTGTAGCGTTGCTGGTATATAGCTTGAAGCCGATCCCAGACCTGTTTTGTATACCGTTGGGCTTCTTGCTGAATCAATGACCAGAGAAGGTTTAGGGCTTCTCGGTTGGGACAGAAGCGGATCAAAGTACGGCACGCCGCGATCCATTGTTCGAGGTTTCGATAACTCACAAAATAACCGCCCCGTCCTTGAATATGTACCCAAAGAACATTGTGCCATTTTTCCCAGTTGAGAATGCGCCAGGGATCAATGTTCAAGTATTTAGCGATTTGGTTGAGAGTGATGACAAAGGTTTGGGGATTAATACGGTGTCGGATTCGCATCATGGCTATTTTTGGGTTTTCGATGGGGTTTGACTTTTCCCCCTTCCCGAATTGAGAAGGAGGTTAGAGGTGAGATCTATTCATTAATCGATACGAAGGCGGCGGTAGAGAACACTCATCACTTCGCCAGGATTCTGGGTGGGTTGGGGCTTACTCCACTCGCTGACATGGGCGTAGCCGAGGCGATAGAAGGTGTGAATGGTTCGGGTGACGCCTTGGGGTGAACTGATAACGATCACTTTTAGAGGATGTCGCTTGTCTGGCGGGGGTGTAGATGGTACAGGGGTTGCAGGGTTGGGAGTTGGGGAGGAGTCGCGGATAAAGTCTTCAGTCATTGGAGTTGTCCTAATTTTTGTGGCTTATGTTCATAAAAACGAACACAAAGTCAGTTTAGCACAAAGTTCATAGTTATGAACATTTACTGAGTCATAAGCCTCTGACACTATAGAAACCATGGGAAAAGCAGGTGAAGCGCTAAGGCAGGTATTGCAGACGTACAAAATCAGCCAAAATAAATTGGCGGTGACAATGGGGATTGGTCGATCAACGGTTCACTACTGGTATCAAAACACTCAAGATCCGTCCGCTGAGACAGTTTTGGAAATCAGAAAGGCACTGCGGAAGATTGATCCGGCGGCGGCGCAAGAGTTTATTCGGCTGTATTTGGATGAGTCAGATGAGGATAAGTAGGGGCGCATAGACGTGCGCCCTTATAGTGAGGAATTTTGGAAATTAACGTTACTATATTTCTCGGCTGAGTTTAAATAAATAATAGGTTACCTGTTGCCGTATCCGCGATCGCTTGTATCCAGGCACTACCTGTTTCGGGTATATAACGTTTAACTAGGGCGCGGCTATCCAGGAAGTAAGCATTTACCATTCGCCCCGATCCTCTGTAATGATTTCAGACAGATGAAGTAAGACAGTGGCTATGACTATTCTAGAGCAACGGTGCGTTACGCTTTGCTAACGCCCCCTACAAGTTGACTTGTTTATAATGGTGCAAGATGTGAGTTTAAATTGCTTAAAATATTTATACTGTAAGCTTTAGGTTATGGAAGTTTATCCCAAGCTATACTTCTATCCACCCAACCTTAGGGGAGGTTATACAAGCGAATTTGATACCAACAAATAAGGTGGGCAATGCCCACCCGAAAAATCAACCTTTCACGCAAACTACCTGCTTTAGCGTCGCCACCACCTCCACCAAATCCGCTTGATTATTCATCACTTCATCAATCGGTTTATAAGCGCCGGGAATCTCATCCAAAACCCCACCATCTTTGCGACATTCAACTCCTTGAGTCTGTGTCACCAAATCATCGAGGGAAAACTGTTTCTTTGCCTTTTTCCGAGACATTAAACGCCCTGCGCCATGGGAACAACTGCAATAACTTTCATGATTCCCTTTCCCTTTGACAATAAACGATTTTGCCCCCATCGAACCGGGTATAATCCCGTAATCCTCTTCACGCGCCCGCACTGCACCCTTGCGCGTGACGTACACATCTTCCCCAAAATGGACTTCTTTCTCTGCATAATTATGATGGCAATTCACCTCTAACAATGGCTTGATTGGCTTACCTCCCGCCAAATGCTTTTCCACAATTCGCTTAAAACGCGCCATCATCACATCGCGATTGTAACGGGCATAATTTTGCGCCCATTGTAAATCTCGCCAGTAGGCGGCAAATTCGGGAGTTCCGGCGATAAAGTAGGCTAAATCCGGATCAGGTAGGCGATTTCCTGCCAGTTTGGCTAATTCCTTCGCCGTGCTAATGTGACACTGCGCCAAGCGATTGCCAATATTCCGAGAACCAGAATGTAGCATTAACCACACGGAATCCTCTGTATCGAGGCACACTTCAATAAAGTGATTTCCACCACCCAGAGAACCCAACTGCTTCATCGCTTTTCCTTGCACATCCTGCACCCCGCGATGTAAGTCTTTGAAATGAGTCCAGCCTTGCCAATTGCTGGCATCTTTTTCTACTTCTTTATTTTGGTTAAATCCCAGAGGAATGGCGGATTCAATATCTAAACGAATTTTCTTGAGTTTGCCCTCAAGTTGTTCTGCCACAAATGGGGTTTTAATCGCTGCCATTCCACAGCCAATATCAACTCCCACCGCCGCCGGAATGACAGCATCTTTGGTGGCAAGAACAGACCCAACTAATGCGCCTTTGCCTAAGTGAACATCTGGCATTAACGCCACATGTTTAAACACAAAAGGTAAGGATGCCACGTTTTTTGCCATCTTGGTTTCCTCATGACCTAAATCATGATTCGCCCAGGATAAAACGGGCTTATCTGTGGACAGTTTCAGTTGTTCGTAAGGCATAAATATGCGCCTCTAGCGCTAAATAACATCAATATACTACGAGTATAATACAAAAAGATTTCGTT from Coleofasciculus chthonoplastes PCC 7420 includes:
- a CDS encoding EAL domain-containing protein yields the protein MSEQFRLLQSLIPAIAKVPDLHSALDLVLHRVCEVTHWDYGEAWLPTPNSHSLTCSQAWSGDPSKLQSFRHIRETLTFSPNIGLPGRVWRSKQPEWIDQTKPNRIDPDAEFTLLSATDQPQEFQAGGAIPILLDDRVLTVLTFFTRHSHPGDRQWMEWVSAIAMQLGLVMERQQLTEQLHQQQEFNQNLVETHGGFFVAIDPQGKTRMMNPRLLETLGYTLDEVRGTDFVTKFIRDVDRKPFAKLIKTREEKSELKSPTVHQTGVLTKEGQELWVEWRSQQVFKKSGELDFLFAIGRDQNEHCLTHQETARLASFPLLTPNPIVEIDLAGRVRYLNPEAMRLLPELLDSEAEHPFLAEMPSMIRLMQQQSSLRREVKIGEIVYEQVLHYVPEIECIRIYALDITDRKRAEELLLFNAFYDRLTGLANRALFMDRLQQAGRRAQPSQGENRDSPSYRFAVVLLNLNRFKVVNESLGNHLGDQVLQEFGQRLQNCLRPTDTVARLGGDEFAILLEGIQGVCDAIQVADAIEQTLTLPFNLEGRDVFMTTSIGIALNTNRDRQVLSAENILRNANTAMHRARSQGKPGYAIFDNQMLSPTVDRLQLETDMRRAIERQEFQVHYQPIVSLLTHQITGFEALLRWQHPQRGLVFPAEFIPIAEETGLIIPMGWWILREACRQLSIWQQQFQSPQPLTMNVNLSCKQFTQPDLLAQIDQILEETNIAVGSLKLEITESVVIDNPELVKDLLLELKKRQIHLCIDDFGTGYSSLSRLHNFPISTLKIDRSFISRIGALGENSEIVQAIITLARTMSMDVVAEGIELLEQVSPLVALQCHYGQGFLFSKPVDSDGAIKLLRGKSVQLERQISRSVSVKNEVKNSVSIENDIR
- a CDS encoding helix-turn-helix domain-containing protein; the encoded protein is MGKAGEALRQVLQTYKISQNKLAVTMGIGRSTVHYWYQNTQDPSAETVLEIRKALRKIDPAAAQEFIRLYLDESDEDK
- a CDS encoding RtcB family protein is translated as MPYEQLKLSTDKPVLSWANHDLGHEETKMAKNVASLPFVFKHVALMPDVHLGKGALVGSVLATKDAVIPAAVGVDIGCGMAAIKTPFVAEQLEGKLKKIRLDIESAIPLGFNQNKEVEKDASNWQGWTHFKDLHRGVQDVQGKAMKQLGSLGGGNHFIEVCLDTEDSVWLMLHSGSRNIGNRLAQCHISTAKELAKLAGNRLPDPDLAYFIAGTPEFAAYWRDLQWAQNYARYNRDVMMARFKRIVEKHLAGGKPIKPLLEVNCHHNYAEKEVHFGEDVYVTRKGAVRAREEDYGIIPGSMGAKSFIVKGKGNHESYCSCSHGAGRLMSRKKAKKQFSLDDLVTQTQGVECRKDGGVLDEIPGAYKPIDEVMNNQADLVEVVATLKQVVCVKG